The Spirosoma foliorum genome has a window encoding:
- the pdxH gene encoding pyridoxamine 5'-phosphate oxidase, which yields MSSAISDLRNEYTLSGLDAAEVAPDPIIQFRQWFDAAVQAGVPEPNAMHVSTVTVEGRPDGRIVLLKDVSNGGFVFYTNYESRKGQELTHYPFATLTFFYPELEQQIRIEGVVEKVRPEESDAYFSSRPRGSQIGAWVSNQSNVIESRDVLENRQRELEAQFAGQPIPRPPYWGGFRVLPDAIEFWQGRPSRLHDRIRYKIIDGNWQIERLAP from the coding sequence ATGTCATCAGCTATCAGTGATTTACGTAATGAATACACACTAAGCGGTTTAGACGCTGCTGAGGTTGCTCCAGATCCGATTATTCAGTTCCGGCAATGGTTCGATGCAGCGGTGCAGGCAGGGGTTCCAGAACCCAATGCGATGCATGTCAGTACCGTTACAGTTGAGGGTCGTCCAGATGGGCGAATCGTTTTACTGAAAGATGTATCAAACGGGGGCTTTGTTTTCTATACTAATTATGAAAGCCGGAAAGGGCAGGAACTTACGCACTATCCGTTTGCTACACTCACTTTTTTTTATCCCGAACTTGAACAGCAAATTCGGATTGAGGGTGTGGTGGAAAAAGTTAGGCCTGAAGAATCGGATGCTTACTTCAGCAGTCGCCCGCGGGGCAGTCAGATTGGGGCCTGGGTTTCGAACCAAAGTAATGTAATCGAAAGCCGCGATGTACTCGAAAACCGACAGCGGGAATTGGAAGCCCAGTTTGCAGGTCAACCTATTCCCAGACCGCCCTACTGGGGAGGTTTCCGGGTGTTGCCCGATGCCATCGAATTCTGGCAAGGTCGCCCAAGCCGATTACACGACCGAATTCGCTATAAAATCATAGATGGCAATTGGCAGATTGAACGGCTAGCGCCGTAA
- a CDS encoding MFS transporter translates to MSAKRNKAKPKSTVDKRTLFSVISASSVGTLIEWYDFYIFGSLAAILSSQFFPKDNPTAALLSTLATFAAGFIVRPFGALVFGRLGDLVGRKYTFLVTLVLMGGSTFAIGLIPGYATIGFWAPLLVLLLRLIQGLALGGEYGGAATYVAEYAPEGRRGYYTSFIQTTATLGLFVSLGVILLTRESLGVDKFAAWGWRVPFLLSILLVGVSIVIRLRMAESPLFSKLKTEGNLSKNPLAESFGKKQNLKMVLLALFGATAGQGVIWYTGQFYALSFIQKACNVEFVQSNMIVAIALLAATPFFIVFGGWSDRIGRKPIMLAGMALGILTYRPIYDKLYSLSDLSQKQEFVDAQTIDRKSTKQDDGSLLTTMTTNHFYEGGLIAKDIEKTVTESPGGKSSKPELTKTIILPTASFWLMVLLVFIQVVYVTMVYGPVAAFLVELFPTRIRYTSMSLPYHIGNGIFGGLTPFIATALVATATKANEVAPGSVAKPYLEGLWYPILVAGVCLVIGLLYLNNKPYTTAED, encoded by the coding sequence ATGAGTGCCAAGCGAAACAAAGCGAAACCGAAATCAACGGTTGATAAACGTACCTTATTCAGTGTCATTTCGGCCTCATCGGTCGGAACGCTCATTGAATGGTACGACTTCTATATTTTCGGTAGTCTGGCGGCCATATTATCGTCGCAATTTTTCCCGAAAGATAATCCCACAGCTGCCTTACTCTCGACCCTGGCAACCTTTGCCGCAGGCTTCATTGTACGCCCGTTTGGCGCGCTGGTGTTTGGGCGATTAGGCGATCTGGTCGGTCGGAAATACACGTTTTTAGTGACGCTGGTGCTAATGGGCGGTTCAACTTTCGCCATCGGACTCATTCCAGGCTATGCAACCATTGGTTTCTGGGCTCCCCTACTGGTTTTATTGCTTCGGCTAATTCAGGGACTAGCTCTTGGTGGCGAATATGGTGGCGCTGCAACCTACGTGGCCGAGTACGCACCCGAAGGCCGACGGGGCTATTACACAAGTTTTATTCAGACGACCGCCACACTAGGCTTGTTTGTATCATTGGGCGTGATTTTACTAACCCGCGAATCGCTGGGCGTTGACAAATTTGCGGCCTGGGGTTGGCGGGTGCCGTTTCTATTATCGATTCTTCTAGTTGGCGTATCCATTGTTATCCGGCTACGGATGGCCGAGTCGCCTTTGTTTTCCAAATTAAAAACTGAAGGAAATCTCTCGAAAAACCCACTGGCAGAAAGTTTTGGCAAGAAGCAGAACCTGAAAATGGTGCTACTGGCACTGTTTGGAGCTACAGCCGGGCAGGGTGTTATCTGGTACACGGGGCAGTTTTATGCCTTATCGTTTATTCAGAAAGCCTGCAATGTCGAGTTTGTGCAGTCGAATATGATCGTTGCGATTGCCCTACTCGCGGCTACTCCTTTCTTTATTGTATTCGGTGGGTGGTCGGATCGGATTGGTCGGAAACCGATTATGCTGGCGGGTATGGCACTGGGGATTCTAACCTATCGCCCCATCTACGATAAACTATACAGCCTGAGCGATCTAAGTCAGAAACAGGAGTTTGTGGATGCCCAGACGATTGACCGCAAGTCGACCAAACAAGATGATGGCAGTTTATTGACTACAATGACCACCAACCATTTTTACGAAGGTGGACTCATAGCCAAAGACATCGAAAAAACGGTTACAGAGAGCCCAGGAGGCAAATCGTCTAAACCTGAACTGACCAAAACAATCATATTACCCACGGCTAGTTTCTGGTTGATGGTCCTGCTGGTATTCATACAAGTAGTTTATGTAACCATGGTTTATGGCCCCGTTGCAGCCTTCCTAGTCGAATTGTTCCCAACTCGTATTCGCTATACGTCCATGTCGCTGCCGTATCATATTGGCAATGGCATTTTTGGTGGACTAACCCCATTCATTGCCACCGCCTTAGTAGCAACGGCCACAAAAGCTAACGAAGTCGCTCCGGGTTCAGTGGCGAAACCCTATCTCGAAGGACTTTGGTACCCCATTCTGGTAGCGGGCGTATGTCTGGTCATTGGGTTGCTGTATTTAAATAATAAACCTTACACCACGGCGGAGGATTAA
- a CDS encoding DUF6814 family protein, producing the protein MELLKKYFGIVWILLGVYVGYERITDSLTKISSDKLEDRVFGWVILCVLVPIVVGGLILFGKYALNGEYKSNE; encoded by the coding sequence ATGGAACTACTTAAGAAATACTTTGGCATTGTCTGGATTTTGCTTGGCGTTTACGTTGGTTACGAACGCATTACCGATAGCCTGACGAAAATTAGTAGTGATAAACTCGAAGATCGCGTATTTGGCTGGGTGATCCTTTGCGTACTCGTCCCCATCGTTGTCGGCGGACTGATCCTTTTCGGCAAATACGCCCTCAATGGAGAATATAAATCTAATGAGTGA
- a CDS encoding ADP-ribosylglycohydrolase family protein has translation MNTSKTSSNNVLNALMGLCVGDALGVPVEFTSRKILHNNPVTDMLGFGTHNQPIGTWSDDSSLAFCLAESLCKGYNLDDIALQAVKWYSAGLWTPHGNVFDIGIATSTALHKIATGVSPKTSGGAGEYDNGNGSLMRILPIIFYLKDKPIQQRYQIIAEVSGITHRHIRSIFSCFIYCEYALLLLNGLEKFQALQVMQNTINEFLRANSVLDDIELNRFHRLLENPIDDYEIRPIYQYEEVEIASSGYVIHTLEASLWCLLTTSSYVEAVLKAVNLGEDTDTTGCVTGGLAGLYYGFNDIPSTWINAIARKQDIFDLANKLNGAY, from the coding sequence ATGAACACATCTAAAACTTCATCAAACAATGTCCTAAATGCCCTTATGGGACTATGTGTAGGCGATGCCTTGGGGGTTCCTGTCGAATTTACCAGCAGAAAGATTTTACACAATAACCCTGTAACTGACATGCTTGGGTTTGGCACTCATAATCAGCCTATTGGAACATGGTCAGACGACAGTTCATTAGCTTTTTGTTTAGCTGAAAGTTTGTGTAAAGGCTATAACCTTGACGACATAGCTCTTCAAGCCGTTAAATGGTACAGTGCTGGCTTGTGGACGCCCCATGGTAATGTCTTTGATATTGGTATAGCAACGTCTACAGCTCTTCACAAAATAGCAACTGGAGTTAGCCCTAAAACTTCTGGAGGAGCGGGTGAATACGACAATGGAAATGGTTCACTAATGCGAATCTTACCTATTATTTTTTACTTAAAAGATAAACCTATACAACAACGCTATCAAATCATTGCTGAAGTATCAGGTATCACTCATCGACACATTCGGTCAATTTTTTCCTGCTTTATTTATTGTGAATATGCCTTGCTCCTACTAAATGGTTTGGAGAAATTTCAGGCACTCCAAGTTATGCAGAACACTATAAACGAATTCCTTAGGGCGAATTCTGTTCTGGACGATATCGAGCTTAACCGCTTTCATCGGTTATTAGAAAACCCAATCGATGATTACGAAATCCGACCAATTTATCAATACGAAGAGGTAGAAATTGCCTCATCAGGATATGTTATCCATACGTTAGAGGCCAGTCTGTGGTGCTTATTAACAACAAGTAGTTATGTGGAAGCGGTGTTGAAAGCGGTGAATCTTGGAGAAGATACCGATACCACAGGTTGTGTGACTGGCGGCCTTGCTGGATTATATTATGGATTTAACGATATACCCTCAACATGGATAAACGCTATCGCCCGAAAACAGGATATTTTCGATCTCGCCAATAAACTTAACGGCGCGTACTAG
- a CDS encoding ABC transporter ATP-binding protein codes for MQLLYSYLRRYWGLLALALVLAAINQIFSLLDPYIFRKIIDQYVVKPGGTLRPLGFWDFLKNGAGVLILQALGVAMVSRIAKNFQDYYVNVITQRLGARLYTDGLRHSLELPYQVFEDQRSGETLGKLQKVRSDVEKLIQSFVNVLFTSVVGIVFVMWYAATVYWPIAPAYFLTIPLLGFVSSLLSKKIKTVQKTIVAETTALAGSTTESLRNIELVKSLGLAQQETERLNGTTEKILKLELKKVRYIRSLSFIQGTFVNLLRNAIMLLMLFLVVREQITVGEFFSLFIYSFAIFGPLQELGNIINVYRETEASLANFQQILDTPRDVQPIHPQPVETLKTLAFEDVHFKHLTADKPALDGISFDAKLGETIAFVGPSGSGKTTLVKLLVGLYKPLRGQILYNHIPGSEVNLDELREQIGFVTQDTQLFAGTIRENLRFVAPNATDEECLTALHQAAADSLLARAPQGLDTVIGEGGVKVSGGEKQRLSIARALLRKPALLVFDEATSALDSLTEEEIGRTVRDLSGSRQHITILIAHRLSTILHADRIFVLEQGHVVEQGGHNELLAQKGLYYAMWRQQIGERKELVAV; via the coding sequence ATGCAACTTCTTTACAGTTATTTACGGCGCTATTGGGGCTTGTTGGCTCTTGCGCTGGTACTGGCGGCTATCAACCAGATTTTCTCGCTGCTTGATCCGTACATTTTCCGAAAAATCATTGACCAGTACGTCGTTAAGCCTGGTGGCACCCTGCGACCGTTAGGATTCTGGGACTTCCTGAAAAACGGGGCAGGTGTCCTGATTTTACAGGCGCTCGGTGTTGCTATGGTGAGCCGCATCGCTAAGAACTTTCAGGATTATTATGTCAATGTAATCACCCAGCGGCTAGGGGCTCGGCTCTATACTGATGGGCTGCGGCATTCGCTCGAACTCCCCTACCAGGTATTCGAAGATCAACGGTCGGGCGAAACGCTGGGCAAACTACAGAAAGTCCGTTCCGACGTCGAGAAACTGATTCAATCGTTTGTTAATGTGCTGTTTACTTCGGTTGTGGGTATTGTGTTTGTGATGTGGTATGCCGCTACGGTCTACTGGCCCATTGCTCCGGCTTACTTCCTCACGATTCCATTGCTGGGTTTTGTCAGTTCGTTACTCAGCAAAAAAATCAAGACTGTACAGAAAACGATTGTTGCCGAAACGACTGCGCTGGCGGGTTCTACCACCGAGAGTTTGCGCAACATTGAGTTAGTCAAAAGTCTCGGATTGGCTCAGCAGGAAACCGAACGACTGAATGGTACGACCGAAAAAATCCTAAAACTCGAACTCAAAAAAGTACGCTACATCCGATCTCTGTCCTTTATTCAGGGCACGTTTGTGAATTTACTTCGCAATGCGATTATGCTGCTTATGCTGTTTCTGGTAGTGCGGGAACAAATTACGGTAGGCGAATTTTTCTCTCTGTTCATTTATTCATTCGCCATTTTTGGACCGTTGCAGGAACTTGGAAACATCATCAACGTATATCGGGAAACGGAAGCCTCGCTGGCAAATTTCCAGCAGATTCTGGATACCCCTCGCGATGTTCAACCAATCCATCCGCAACCCGTGGAAACGCTCAAAACACTGGCCTTTGAGGATGTTCACTTCAAACACCTCACCGCCGACAAACCAGCGCTCGATGGGATTTCGTTCGATGCGAAATTGGGCGAAACAATTGCCTTTGTTGGCCCTAGTGGTTCGGGAAAAACAACTCTTGTTAAGTTGCTAGTTGGGTTATACAAACCGCTGCGTGGGCAGATTTTGTACAATCATATTCCTGGCTCCGAAGTCAATCTGGATGAGCTGCGGGAACAGATCGGTTTTGTTACGCAGGATACACAGCTCTTTGCCGGGACTATCCGTGAAAACCTTCGCTTTGTAGCGCCCAACGCTACGGATGAAGAATGCCTGACGGCTTTGCATCAGGCGGCTGCTGATTCGCTTTTGGCTCGTGCCCCACAGGGACTTGATACGGTCATTGGTGAAGGCGGGGTGAAAGTGTCTGGTGGCGAAAAACAACGGCTAAGTATTGCTCGAGCCTTACTCCGTAAACCGGCCTTGCTGGTATTTGACGAAGCAACCTCAGCTCTTGATTCGCTTACCGAAGAAGAAATTGGCCGAACGGTTCGTGATTTGTCTGGTTCCCGCCAACACATCACCATTCTCATTGCCCACCGCCTGAGTACCATCCTGCATGCCGATCGAATTTTCGTACTCGAGCAAGGCCATGTGGTTGAACAAGGTGGCCATAATGAGCTCTTAGCCCAGAAAGGATTGTACTATGCCATGTGGCGGCAACAAATCGGAGAACGCAAAGAATTGGTGGCTGTGTAA
- a CDS encoding DUF349 domain-containing protein, producing the protein MANQEQEINQQPETTPQAEGSLAVHIPEDTTTPAVVTPEASIEGSEATPELAEVDTTPAAETQSAEASESDIATPSTPTPVESSTSVTPSDEIAETPEAAEVDSTEEVAPVSVDEPADIPVVEPTSTVSTDVPEISEEITAQYADVPEVEDETVTHSAVDYSQFTKQDFVNLLETQLAAISTASVNPSDFKKADLVLKEVKPLFDQMKRAEREAALQAYVAETEAEEGFEYKYDEFVTRFDELYKQIKSQKNTYFQNLDKAKETNFASKTELLTRLRELVETDENNAGDPKVSWNEFKKIQDEWKSAGNMNSPHNATLWATYHALVDRYYSNRNIYFELKELDRKRNTSLKTEVIEKVEAMAKASEETSVTRQTIDEANALFEEYKHIGPAPKAEQEVLWGRMKAALDVLYDKRRGQTNEQRKESAQLYEEKSAIYEELVPITSFASNSINDWNDKTKAVMALQDRWNAIKGPMPREEGKELSKKFWAALKTFFHNKGEFFRQLESKREENLRAKVQLCEQVEAILASGEESPELTQTVIELQRQWKNIGQVPEKQKNTIFDRFKAACDAFFNKKRSKNQETEREFEANLAQKIALIERIEAAANANADLSELNEFKKEWNAIGFVPKKDMQSTQKRYINAVNALVGATGKIPAKDKERIMLQSEAEATRSGGSRNGGGRDRDFNRGGGDSAGNKREGDIRRRITAIENDIATYRNNIEFFARSKNADKLRADIDKKIAEAEKQLDDLRHQLRVAQA; encoded by the coding sequence ATGGCAAACCAAGAGCAGGAAATTAACCAGCAACCAGAAACCACTCCACAGGCTGAAGGATCGCTGGCAGTGCACATTCCCGAAGATACCACAACACCCGCTGTGGTCACCCCCGAGGCATCAATCGAGGGTAGTGAGGCTACGCCTGAATTGGCGGAAGTCGACACCACACCAGCTGCCGAAACGCAGTCGGCGGAAGCGAGTGAATCTGATATAGCGACTCCCTCAACACCCACACCCGTTGAAAGTAGTACGTCTGTAACTCCTTCGGATGAAATCGCCGAGACGCCCGAAGCGGCTGAGGTTGATTCTACGGAGGAAGTTGCTCCAGTATCCGTTGACGAGCCTGCAGATATACCTGTAGTGGAGCCAACTTCAACTGTATCGACCGATGTACCGGAAATCAGTGAAGAAATCACAGCGCAGTATGCTGATGTGCCAGAGGTCGAAGACGAAACGGTGACTCATTCTGCCGTTGATTACAGTCAGTTTACCAAGCAGGATTTTGTTAATCTGTTGGAAACGCAACTGGCTGCGATCAGTACAGCATCGGTTAATCCTAGTGATTTCAAGAAGGCCGATCTGGTACTGAAAGAAGTCAAGCCGCTATTCGATCAGATGAAGCGGGCAGAGCGCGAAGCCGCTTTGCAGGCTTATGTTGCTGAAACAGAGGCCGAAGAAGGCTTTGAATACAAATATGATGAGTTTGTTACTCGTTTCGACGAGTTATATAAACAGATCAAGAGTCAGAAGAATACCTACTTCCAGAATTTAGATAAGGCTAAAGAAACCAACTTTGCTTCGAAAACAGAGTTGCTGACTCGCCTGCGGGAATTGGTTGAAACGGATGAAAACAATGCAGGTGATCCTAAAGTAAGCTGGAACGAATTCAAGAAAATTCAGGACGAGTGGAAATCGGCCGGAAACATGAATTCGCCCCACAATGCAACGCTTTGGGCAACTTATCATGCACTGGTTGACCGGTATTACAGCAACCGGAATATCTATTTTGAATTAAAAGAACTCGACCGTAAACGAAATACCAGCCTGAAAACGGAGGTAATCGAGAAGGTCGAAGCGATGGCAAAAGCATCGGAAGAAACGTCGGTAACCCGGCAGACTATCGATGAGGCCAACGCTTTGTTCGAAGAATATAAGCACATCGGTCCGGCTCCTAAAGCTGAGCAGGAAGTATTGTGGGGTCGGATGAAAGCCGCTCTGGATGTTCTGTACGACAAACGTCGGGGACAAACCAATGAGCAGCGGAAAGAGTCGGCTCAATTATACGAAGAGAAGTCTGCGATTTATGAAGAATTAGTACCCATTACTTCATTTGCCTCGAACAGTATTAATGACTGGAACGACAAAACGAAGGCAGTTATGGCTTTGCAGGATCGCTGGAATGCGATCAAAGGGCCAATGCCTCGTGAAGAAGGCAAAGAGTTGAGTAAAAAATTCTGGGCTGCATTAAAAACGTTCTTCCATAACAAAGGCGAGTTTTTCCGTCAACTCGAAAGCAAGCGGGAAGAAAACCTCCGGGCGAAAGTTCAACTCTGCGAACAGGTTGAAGCAATCCTGGCTTCGGGCGAAGAATCTCCAGAACTGACGCAGACGGTTATTGAACTGCAACGTCAGTGGAAAAATATCGGTCAGGTTCCCGAGAAGCAAAAGAATACGATTTTCGATCGGTTCAAAGCTGCCTGCGATGCATTCTTTAATAAGAAACGCTCGAAAAATCAGGAAACAGAACGGGAGTTTGAAGCTAACTTGGCGCAAAAAATTGCCCTCATCGAGCGCATTGAAGCGGCTGCCAATGCCAATGCTGACCTATCGGAATTGAACGAGTTCAAGAAAGAGTGGAATGCAATTGGCTTTGTTCCCAAAAAAGACATGCAGTCTACCCAAAAGCGGTATATCAATGCAGTTAATGCATTGGTAGGCGCAACGGGTAAAATTCCTGCCAAAGACAAAGAGCGGATTATGCTTCAAAGTGAAGCTGAAGCTACCCGCTCTGGCGGCTCCCGTAACGGTGGCGGACGTGACCGCGATTTCAATCGGGGTGGTGGTGATAGCGCCGGTAATAAGCGCGAAGGCGATATTCGCCGACGTATTACGGCGATCGAAAACGATATTGCTACCTATCGGAATAACATTGAATTCTTTGCGCGGTCAAAGAATGCTGACAAACTCCGTGCTGATATTGACAAGAAAATCGCTGAGGCTGAAAAGCAACTGGACGACCTGCGGCATCAGTTACGAGTAGCTCAGGCATAA
- a CDS encoding PQQ-dependent sugar dehydrogenase, protein MLRFTIGAAFVAVFLLSSFFIEPKPAAKTARENYQTYCSSCHGEKVEAFVDRKWKHGNTKSELITSISGGYPDLGMPIWKATLSATEIDQLADLILESLKNVDQYKFATKPTSNVFSSEGQTVKLDTVATDLGSPWGLAFLPDNELLITDRSGDIYRVSKNHQKVKISGGPTVLAEGQGGLLDVVLHPDFAKNQFVYFSYSAVKNEGDQKLSTTAIMRAKLAGNDLTDQKVIFEALPYSKTRHHYGSRMEFDKKGYLFVSVGERGNEKENPQSIANDLGKIHRLYDDGRIPQDNPFVNDKNAHASIYSYGHRNPQGMLYNQATGEIWETEHGPRGGDELNIIKKGANYGWPVICYGINYDGKPITNLSAKEGMEQPLTYWLPSIAPSGMTFVESTKYPGWKGNLLIGSLRFQYLNRCVMNGTKVVKQENILKNIGRLRNVKQGPDGYLYVSVENPGYVFRLMPVAQ, encoded by the coding sequence ATGTTACGCTTTACGATCGGTGCCGCTTTCGTTGCTGTGTTTTTGCTCAGTAGCTTTTTTATTGAGCCGAAGCCAGCCGCAAAAACGGCTAGAGAGAACTATCAAACGTATTGCTCCTCGTGTCACGGCGAGAAAGTGGAAGCCTTTGTCGACCGGAAATGGAAGCATGGCAATACCAAGAGCGAGCTGATTACAAGCATTTCGGGAGGCTATCCCGATTTAGGCATGCCAATCTGGAAAGCAACCCTGAGCGCCACCGAAATCGACCAGCTAGCCGACTTGATTCTGGAAAGTCTGAAAAATGTGGATCAGTATAAGTTTGCCACTAAGCCTACCTCAAACGTGTTTTCGTCGGAAGGACAAACCGTAAAGTTAGACACTGTTGCTACGGATCTTGGCTCTCCCTGGGGATTAGCGTTCCTGCCCGACAACGAGCTGCTGATTACGGATCGCTCCGGTGATATTTACCGGGTGTCTAAAAACCACCAAAAAGTAAAGATTTCGGGTGGACCCACGGTTTTGGCCGAAGGTCAGGGTGGATTACTGGATGTTGTTCTGCATCCAGATTTTGCCAAAAACCAATTCGTTTACTTTTCGTATTCGGCGGTGAAAAATGAAGGCGACCAAAAACTGTCGACAACAGCCATCATGCGGGCCAAATTAGCAGGCAATGATCTGACGGATCAGAAAGTCATTTTTGAAGCGCTGCCTTATTCCAAAACGCGTCACCATTACGGTTCTCGAATGGAATTTGATAAAAAAGGCTATTTGTTTGTATCCGTTGGCGAGCGGGGAAATGAAAAAGAAAACCCGCAATCCATTGCCAATGACTTAGGCAAAATTCACCGACTCTACGATGATGGCCGTATTCCACAGGACAATCCGTTCGTGAACGACAAAAACGCCCATGCGTCTATTTATTCCTACGGTCACCGGAATCCCCAAGGAATGCTCTACAACCAGGCAACGGGCGAAATCTGGGAAACGGAACACGGCCCTCGTGGGGGCGATGAGCTGAATATTATCAAAAAAGGAGCGAATTACGGGTGGCCGGTCATCTGTTACGGCATTAATTATGATGGCAAACCCATCACCAATTTATCGGCCAAAGAGGGTATGGAACAACCCCTCACCTACTGGCTCCCCTCAATTGCCCCTTCGGGCATGACTTTCGTTGAGAGCACAAAATATCCAGGCTGGAAAGGCAATCTACTCATTGGCTCGCTGCGGTTTCAGTACCTGAACCGTTGCGTCATGAACGGCACCAAAGTGGTGAAGCAGGAAAATATCCTAAAAAATATCGGTCGACTTCGGAACGTCAAACAGGGTCCCGATGGGTATCTGTACGTATCGGTCGAAAACCCTGGTTATGTATTTCGTCTGATGCCGGTGGCGCAGTAA
- the acs gene encoding acetate--CoA ligase: MRIRTFDEYQTAYQKSVDDPEEFWAEIAQNFLWRKPWTKTLQWNFNEPNVKWFIGGKLNITENCLDRHLAERGDQPAIIWEPNDPHEAGVTLTYRMLHDQVCRFANVLKRNGVVKGDRVCIYLPMVPELAIAVLACARIGAVHSVVFGGFSAQSIADRINDSQCKVVVTADGSYRGNKEIPLKSTVDDALIGCPSVQKVIVMTRTRTPVSMLKGRDIWWEQELKQVTADCPAEEMDAEDMLFILYTSGSTGKPKGVVHTCGGYMVYATYTFQNVFQYEPNQVFFCTADIGWITGHSYIVYGPLASGATSVIFEGVPTYPDCGRFWDITDKHNVNILYTAPTAIRSLMGFGLDKVENHDLSSLQVLGSVGEPINEEAWHWYDDHIGKNRCPIVDTWWQTETGGILISPLAGITKTKPTFATLPLPGVQPILVDENGKEIEGNGVSGNLCMKFPWPGILRTTYGDHERCRQTYFATYPGLYFTGDGCLRDEDGYYRITGRVDDVLNVSGHRIGTAEVENAINMHTGVVESAVVGYPHDIKGQGIYAYVITDQEPNGHDADLTKRDILATVSRVIGPIAKPDKIQFVTGLPKTRSGKIMRRILRKIAEGDTGNLGDTSTLLDPGVVDEIKEGAL, translated from the coding sequence ATGCGTATCCGAACCTTTGACGAGTACCAAACTGCCTACCAGAAAAGTGTTGACGACCCTGAGGAGTTCTGGGCCGAAATCGCTCAGAATTTCCTGTGGCGCAAACCCTGGACAAAAACCCTACAATGGAACTTCAACGAACCGAATGTTAAGTGGTTCATTGGTGGCAAACTAAACATTACCGAAAACTGTCTTGATCGGCACCTGGCCGAACGGGGCGATCAACCGGCTATCATCTGGGAACCCAACGACCCACATGAAGCGGGTGTTACGCTTACCTATCGAATGCTGCACGATCAGGTTTGTCGATTTGCCAATGTGCTGAAACGTAACGGCGTTGTCAAAGGCGACCGGGTCTGTATTTACTTGCCAATGGTTCCCGAACTAGCCATTGCCGTGTTGGCCTGCGCCCGCATTGGCGCTGTTCATTCGGTGGTATTTGGCGGTTTTTCGGCACAAAGTATCGCTGACCGGATTAATGATTCGCAATGTAAGGTGGTCGTTACAGCTGATGGTTCGTATCGGGGCAATAAAGAAATTCCGCTCAAAAGTACTGTAGACGATGCACTGATTGGCTGCCCAAGCGTTCAGAAAGTGATCGTTATGACGCGTACCCGCACACCAGTGTCCATGCTGAAAGGCCGCGATATTTGGTGGGAGCAGGAGTTAAAACAAGTTACAGCCGATTGTCCTGCCGAGGAAATGGACGCCGAAGACATGCTCTTCATTCTGTACACGTCCGGCTCAACGGGCAAGCCCAAAGGCGTTGTGCATACCTGTGGCGGCTACATGGTTTACGCAACCTATACGTTCCAGAATGTATTTCAGTACGAACCCAATCAGGTGTTTTTCTGCACCGCTGATATTGGTTGGATCACGGGGCATAGCTATATCGTGTATGGCCCATTAGCCTCGGGCGCTACTTCGGTGATTTTCGAAGGCGTACCAACCTACCCCGATTGTGGCCGTTTCTGGGACATTACCGATAAACACAACGTCAATATTCTTTACACGGCTCCAACCGCTATTCGGTCATTGATGGGCTTTGGTCTTGATAAGGTCGAGAACCACGACTTAAGTAGCTTACAGGTGCTTGGCTCAGTGGGTGAACCGATCAATGAAGAAGCCTGGCATTGGTACGACGATCACATTGGTAAAAACCGATGCCCGATTGTTGATACGTGGTGGCAGACCGAAACCGGTGGCATTCTGATTTCGCCATTGGCAGGTATTACTAAAACAAAGCCTACGTTTGCTACGCTTCCACTCCCTGGCGTTCAGCCAATTCTGGTGGACGAAAACGGGAAGGAAATCGAAGGGAACGGTGTTAGCGGAAACCTCTGCATGAAATTTCCGTGGCCGGGTATTTTGCGTACTACCTACGGCGATCACGAACGCTGCCGTCAGACGTACTTCGCGACCTATCCGGGTCTTTACTTTACAGGCGATGGTTGCTTGCGGGATGAAGACGGTTATTACCGAATCACAGGTCGGGTCGATGACGTGTTAAACGTATCGGGCCACCGCATCGGTACAGCCGAAGTAGAAAATGCGATCAACATGCACACGGGTGTAGTTGAGAGCGCAGTTGTCGGTTATCCGCACGACATCAAAGGGCAGGGCATTTACGCGTACGTCATTACCGATCAGGAACCGAACGGACATGATGCCGACCTAACCAAACGCGATATTCTGGCCACCGTTAGCCGGGTCATTGGTCCCATTGCCAAGCCAGATAAAATTCAGTTTGTAACGGGTCTACCCAAAACACGTTCGGGGAAAATCATGCGCCGAATCCTGCGCAAAATTGCCGAAGGCGATACGGGTAATTTAGGAGATACCTCAACGCTGCTCGATCCGGGCGTAGTGGATGAGATTAAAGAAGGAGCATTATAA